In Cervus elaphus chromosome 7, mCerEla1.1, whole genome shotgun sequence, the following proteins share a genomic window:
- the LOC122696891 gene encoding heterogeneous nuclear ribonucleoprotein A1-like — MSKSESPKEPEQLRKLFIGGLSFETTDESLRSHFEQWGTLPDCVVMRDPDTKRSRGFGFVTYATVGEVDAAMNARPHKVDGRVVEPKRAVSREDSQRPGAYLTVKKLFVGGIKEDTEEHHLRDYIEQYGKMEVIEIMTDRGSGKKRGSAFVTFDDHDSVDKTVIQKYHTVNGHNCQVRKALSKQEMASASSSQRGRSGSGNFGGGRGGGFGGNDNFGCGGNFSGRGGFGGSRGGGGYGGSGDGYNGFGNDGSSFGGGGNYNDFGNYSNQSSNFGPMKGSKVSSMRGGNFGGRSSGPYGGGGQYFAKPRNQGGYASFSSSSSYGRGRRF; from the coding sequence ATGTCTAAATCAGAGTCTCCCAAAGAGCCCGAACAGCTGCGGAAGCTCTTCATCGGAGGACTGAGCTTTGAAACAACCGATGAGAGTCTGAGGAGCCATTTTGAGCAATGGGGAACGCTCCCAGACTGTGTGGTAATGAGGGATCCAGACACCAAGCGCTCCAGAGGCTTCGGGTTTGTCACATACGCCACGGTGGGTGAGGTGGATGCGGCCATGAATGCAAGGCCACACAAGGTGGACGGAAGAGTTGTGGAACCAAAGAGGGCCGTGTCAAGAGAAGATTCTCAAAGACCTGGTGCCTACttaactgtgaaaaagctttttgtTGGTGGCATTAAAGAAGACACTGAAGAACATCACCTGAGAGATTATATTGAACAGTATGGAAAAATGGAAGTAATTGAAATCATGACTGACCGAGGCAGTGGCAAAAAGAGAGGCTCTGCTTTTGTAACCTTTGATGACCATGACTCTGTAGACAAGACTGTCATTCAGAAATACCACACTGTGAATGGCCACAACTGTCAAGTGAGAAAAGCCCTGTCTAAGCAAGAGAtggctagtgcttcatccagccagagaGGTCGAAGTGGTTCTGGAAACTTTGGTGGCGGTCGTGGAGGTGGTTTTGGTGGGAATGACAACTTTGGTTGTGGAGGAAACTTCAGTGGTCGAGGTGGCTTTGGTGGCAGCCGTGGTGGTGGCGGATATGGTGGCAGTGGGGATGGATATAATGGATTTGGTAATGACGGAAGCAGTTTTGGAGGTGGCGGAAACTACAATGATTTTGGCAATTACAGCAATCAGTCTTCAAATTTTGGGCCCATGAAAGGGTCCAAAGTTTCCTCCATGAGAGGAGGAAACTTCGGAGGCAGAAGTTCTGGCCCCTATGGTGGTGGAGGCCAATACTTTGCCAAACCACGAAACCAAGGTGGCTATGCTAGtttcagcagcagcagtagctatgGCAGGGGCAGAAGGTTTTAA